From the Oleiharenicola lentus genome, one window contains:
- a CDS encoding sugar phosphate isomerase/epimerase family protein yields MSLTPPLRPVPLALQLWSVKDSVAKDFAATAAKVAALGFKGVELAGYGGLDARGTKAALDASGLRVAGMHINPAKLGEINQIIDDALTLGSKHVTCAFWPRTHYVSAAACERIGLRMAEFGANLRAVGLQFSFHNHDAELAVHDGRSVLSWILGAAPPRLLAMEPDVYWLHHAGYDPARFLLEQGARCPLIHLRDEAEIGYGPVDYPKVFAAIDAVAVAEWLILEQDRFNYEPFESLRRGVDRLAQWGRA; encoded by the coding sequence ATGTCGCTTACCCCCCCCTTGCGCCCCGTGCCGCTGGCCTTGCAGCTTTGGTCGGTCAAGGACTCCGTGGCCAAAGACTTCGCCGCCACCGCCGCCAAAGTGGCCGCGCTCGGATTCAAGGGCGTCGAGCTCGCGGGCTACGGCGGATTGGACGCACGCGGAACCAAAGCCGCCTTGGATGCATCCGGCCTTCGCGTGGCGGGCATGCACATCAACCCGGCCAAACTCGGCGAAATCAACCAGATCATCGATGACGCGCTGACCTTGGGCTCGAAGCATGTGACCTGCGCCTTCTGGCCCCGCACGCACTATGTGTCCGCTGCGGCCTGCGAACGCATCGGCCTGCGCATGGCAGAATTCGGCGCCAATCTCCGGGCGGTCGGACTGCAGTTCAGTTTCCATAATCATGATGCGGAACTGGCGGTGCACGATGGTCGGTCGGTTCTGAGCTGGATTCTCGGCGCCGCGCCCCCTCGCCTGCTGGCGATGGAGCCCGACGTCTATTGGCTCCACCATGCAGGCTACGACCCCGCCCGTTTTCTCCTGGAGCAGGGTGCACGATGCCCGCTCATTCACCTGCGCGATGAGGCCGAGATTGGATATGGTCCCGTCGATTACCCCAAGGTGTTTGCCGCGATCGATGCCGTGGCTGTAGCCGAATGGCTGATCCTGGAGCAGGACCGCTTCAACTATGAGCCGTTCGAGTCTTTACGCCGCGGCGTGGACCGATTGGCCCAGTGGGGTCGCGCCTGA
- a CDS encoding aldo/keto reductase produces the protein MRAVLARIREVAIAGKLLLKSWELADADDCHCHGRATAGTLRAMEYRPFGRTGLQVSPLALGCMMFGGETNQVDTCAIMARALDHGINVLDTANVYQGGRSEEFVGEALRRNGRRAQVILCSKVNGMVQPGDPNMRGSSRRHIIQQCEASLRRLQTDYLDLYQLHRPDPTTPIEESLGAMDDLVRSGKVRYVGTSNFGAWEVVETLWCAEARRLTRIACEQPPYNLLDRRIERELVPACQTFGVALMPWSPLAGGLLTGKYSNVQEIPPGTRFAAMATNPITASRWTEASLARITALKPLAVAKGLTLSRFALAWVLQQPGVSTVLVGPRTRDQFDDYLTALAIRFSDEELKEINAIVPPGSHTSPYYEGGFRPHVR, from the coding sequence ATGCGCGCGGTGCTAGCGCGCATCCGGGAGGTGGCAATCGCCGGGAAGTTGTTATTGAAAAGTTGGGAGCTGGCGGATGCAGACGATTGCCATTGCCACGGCAGGGCGACCGCGGGGACGCTGCGCGCGATGGAATACCGCCCCTTCGGCCGCACTGGTCTGCAAGTTTCCCCCTTGGCACTCGGTTGCATGATGTTTGGCGGAGAAACGAACCAAGTCGACACCTGCGCGATCATGGCTCGGGCGCTCGACCACGGCATCAATGTTCTGGACACGGCCAATGTCTATCAAGGCGGCCGCAGCGAAGAGTTTGTCGGCGAGGCCCTGCGCCGGAATGGGCGGCGTGCCCAGGTCATACTCTGCTCCAAGGTAAACGGCATGGTGCAGCCGGGTGATCCGAACATGCGCGGGAGTTCCCGTCGGCACATCATCCAACAGTGCGAGGCGAGCCTCCGCCGATTGCAGACTGACTATCTCGATCTGTACCAGCTGCACCGTCCGGATCCCACGACTCCCATTGAGGAATCGCTCGGGGCCATGGATGATCTGGTGCGGTCCGGCAAAGTGCGGTATGTTGGTACCAGCAACTTCGGAGCCTGGGAGGTGGTCGAAACCCTGTGGTGCGCCGAGGCAAGACGCCTCACCCGGATCGCTTGCGAACAACCGCCGTATAATCTGCTCGACCGGCGAATTGAGCGTGAGCTGGTTCCCGCCTGCCAGACATTCGGCGTCGCGCTGATGCCATGGAGCCCGCTGGCCGGGGGCTTGTTGACCGGGAAGTATTCCAACGTGCAGGAGATCCCGCCTGGAACGCGATTTGCCGCGATGGCGACGAATCCCATCACCGCGAGCCGCTGGACGGAGGCGTCGCTTGCCCGGATCACTGCGCTCAAGCCGCTCGCCGTCGCCAAAGGGTTGACGCTTTCCCGGTTTGCGTTGGCCTGGGTCCTCCAGCAGCCAGGAGTCAGCACGGTGCTGGTGGGGCCACGCACGCGAGATCAGTTCGACGATTACCTGACCGCCTTGGCGATTCGCTTTTCCGACGAGGAATTGAAGGAGATCAATGCGATCGTGCCTCCGGGATCACACACGTCGCCCTATTACGAGGGTGGATTCAGGCCGCATGTGCGCTAG
- a CDS encoding TonB-dependent siderophore receptor, translating into MNLSSRRFVPLRLLFACFPLAVFAQKAPEKPATAATQTEMEVTLPAFTVGADTISRYQADEATSAARVRTNLFSSSSTVSVLTPEFLRDTGPGKVLDALKFVPGIAESTQPVGGDRMAVRGFQTDGQIMDGFARTGPYNHLEPYLINSVEIVKGPNAILNPSGQPGGTVNYVSKKAEFADRGEVIMQVGQYDANKVMLDINRQVNKNVAIRLVGAAIRDRGYYDNPNRSYNFMPSATFRWGRTQTLTLQGIFQKTKRTFVGGVPISPLASPTNVTTKLWPGITGDRKVYADDNNPRNEHGEHYQFLYSGRISDRLSVRVAGHFLNDGHDAIQYSNNSANVNGQPVLTAAYINPFTGVFDPTQYWGGAPTFTATPAPTPSNIFNRSSFSDFTTTKQYDFQNDYAYELKGEKYSSTTTVGFSWLKNKADYKNGNFSIPAYNILDPLVYVAPVDNGVSNAGKRKTSVTQMYLMENLSILSDRVILTGGLSNNVYRSRIASVTKNGVKAVSQTELFPSYGVVVKAADDLVVYYGHSESAAMNPPDVGSTNPLLQIGRQWEAGVRYRFLKNKATVTAGYFDVAQSNVSVPNPANLLFPAPVPPLPGLLSDRTARGWEYSLNMELNDEISVIANYTTFRNRDVNGSPIRGTAEKSAAVWAKYTAAKDSSLAGFGAGLGISHSGQRAGDSQTGFAQASVIAGKPVIKQPTFFLPSFVRVDLALSYRFNKSWSTYAFVENILDETYLAGSLNRNSVVVGIPRNIKASLTYSF; encoded by the coding sequence ATGAACCTATCCTCCCGTCGTTTCGTTCCCTTGCGTTTGCTATTCGCGTGCTTCCCGCTCGCTGTTTTCGCCCAAAAGGCGCCTGAGAAACCGGCCACCGCTGCGACCCAGACTGAAATGGAGGTCACGCTGCCAGCATTCACGGTTGGTGCCGACACGATTTCGCGGTATCAGGCGGATGAGGCGACATCCGCAGCCCGCGTGCGCACGAATTTGTTTAGCTCGTCCTCCACGGTGAGCGTCCTGACCCCGGAGTTCCTGCGCGACACGGGCCCGGGTAAAGTCCTCGATGCGCTCAAGTTCGTTCCGGGTATCGCCGAGTCGACTCAACCGGTGGGCGGCGACCGCATGGCGGTGCGCGGCTTCCAGACCGACGGGCAGATCATGGACGGCTTCGCGCGCACCGGCCCCTACAACCATCTCGAACCCTACCTGATTAACAGCGTTGAAATCGTCAAGGGACCCAACGCGATTTTGAACCCATCAGGTCAGCCGGGTGGCACGGTCAACTACGTCAGCAAGAAGGCCGAGTTTGCCGATCGCGGCGAGGTGATCATGCAAGTTGGCCAGTATGATGCCAACAAGGTGATGTTGGATATCAATCGCCAGGTGAACAAGAACGTCGCCATTCGGTTGGTGGGCGCCGCCATCCGGGATCGCGGATACTACGACAATCCCAATCGCTCCTATAATTTCATGCCGAGCGCCACGTTTCGTTGGGGACGGACCCAGACGCTGACGCTCCAGGGAATTTTCCAGAAGACCAAACGCACGTTTGTTGGCGGTGTGCCGATTTCTCCGCTGGCCAGTCCGACCAATGTCACGACCAAGCTCTGGCCGGGCATTACCGGGGACCGGAAGGTCTACGCGGATGACAACAATCCCCGCAACGAACACGGCGAGCACTACCAGTTCCTCTATTCCGGTCGCATTAGCGATCGCCTCAGCGTCCGCGTCGCCGGTCACTTCCTGAATGACGGGCATGATGCGATTCAATATTCGAACAACTCGGCGAACGTTAACGGCCAGCCGGTGCTCACTGCGGCCTACATCAATCCGTTCACCGGCGTATTCGATCCGACCCAATATTGGGGTGGGGCGCCGACCTTTACGGCCACACCGGCGCCGACACCGAGCAACATTTTCAATCGCAGCTCCTTCTCGGACTTCACCACGACGAAGCAGTATGACTTTCAGAATGACTATGCCTATGAGCTGAAGGGCGAGAAATACTCCAGCACCACCACGGTCGGATTCTCTTGGCTGAAGAACAAAGCCGACTACAAGAACGGAAACTTCAGCATTCCGGCGTACAACATCCTGGATCCGTTGGTTTACGTTGCGCCGGTGGACAATGGCGTTTCGAACGCCGGCAAGCGCAAGACCAGCGTCACCCAGATGTATCTGATGGAAAACCTTTCGATTCTATCTGATCGCGTGATCTTGACGGGCGGCTTGTCCAACAACGTCTACCGGTCGCGTATTGCCAGCGTGACGAAGAACGGCGTCAAAGCCGTCAGCCAGACAGAGCTGTTTCCGTCCTACGGCGTGGTGGTCAAGGCGGCGGACGATCTGGTGGTCTACTATGGCCACTCGGAGAGTGCCGCGATGAATCCGCCCGATGTCGGCTCGACCAATCCGCTGCTCCAAATTGGCCGGCAGTGGGAGGCGGGTGTGCGTTATCGGTTCCTCAAGAACAAGGCCACGGTCACGGCCGGTTACTTTGATGTCGCGCAGAGCAACGTTTCGGTGCCCAACCCCGCGAACCTCTTGTTTCCTGCTCCCGTTCCCCCGTTGCCCGGCCTCCTCTCGGATCGCACGGCCCGCGGGTGGGAGTATTCGCTGAACATGGAGTTGAATGACGAGATCTCGGTTATCGCCAATTACACGACCTTTCGCAATCGCGACGTAAACGGGTCGCCGATTCGTGGCACGGCGGAAAAGTCGGCGGCCGTCTGGGCCAAGTACACGGCGGCCAAGGACTCCAGTCTTGCCGGTTTTGGTGCGGGTTTGGGTATCTCCCACTCCGGTCAGCGGGCCGGTGATTCCCAGACCGGTTTCGCGCAGGCGAGTGTGATTGCCGGAAAGCCGGTCATCAAACAGCCGACGTTCTTCCTGCCCTCCTTTGTCCGTGTGGATCTGGCCCTGTCTTATCGCTTCAACAAGAGCTGGAGCACTTACGCCTTCGTCGAAAACATTCTGGACGAGACCTATCTCGCCGGATCGTTGAACCGGAACTCAGTAGTCGTGGGCATTCCGCGCAATATCAAGGCCAGCCTGACCTACTCCTTCTGA